A window of the Tripterygium wilfordii isolate XIE 37 chromosome 12, ASM1340144v1, whole genome shotgun sequence genome harbors these coding sequences:
- the LOC120011561 gene encoding protein farnesyltransferase subunit beta-like isoform X2 gives MDSSKARRGTASEVEQLMVQDQVFGIYDIFANIHQQAKTLLLEIQRDNHSEFLTKGLRKLSPSFCVLDANRPWLCYWILHSIALLGDSVDDQLENNAVDFLNRCQDSNGGYGGGPGQMPHLATTYAAVNTLVTLGGQKALSSINRCKLYTFLRRMKDPSGAFRMHDAGEIDVRACYTAVSVASLLNILDDELIQNLGNYILSCQTYEGGISGEPGSEAHGGYTFCGLAAMILINEVHCLDLSRLIDWVVFRQGVEGGFQGRTNKLVDGCYSFWQGGVFALLRKYCSIGNNHLVPQDTGGDCSTDSPYSTTGSDISEGEEGLDGISSQTDDTSHFKHEDPENASCSVNPSNISHSYTYIEKHTGIEPLFHSLALQQFLLLCSQDQEGGFRDKPGKHRDYYHTCYCLSGLSVSQHSWNENEHSPPSARVVMGPYSNLLEPIHPLHNVVIYRYHEAKDFFSQ, from the exons ATGGATTCGTCGAAAGCTCGGAGAGGGACAGCGAGCGAAGTGGAGCAGTTGATGGTTCAGGATCAGGTGTTTGGAATCTACGACATCTTCGCCAATATTCACCAACAGGCCAAAACGTTACT GCTTGAAATTCAGCGTGATAACCACTCCGAGTTCTTAACAAAAGGTCTCAGGAAACTCTCTCCATCTTTCTGCGTGTTGGATGCTAA TCGACCTTGGCTTTGTTACTGGATCCTGCACTCAATTGCTTTACTGGGGGATTCTGTTGACGATCAACTGGAAAATAATGCCGTTGACTTTCTTAACCGTTGTCAG GACTCAAACGGTGGATATGGTGGTGGACCTGGACAG ATGCCTCATCTTGCAACAACTTATGCTGCTGTCAATACACTGGTTACTCTGGGTGGTCAAAAAGCCCTATCGTCAATTAATAG ATGTAAATTATATACATTCTTGCGGCGAATGAAAGACCCTAGTGGGGCCTTCAG AATGCATGATGCGGGGGAAATTGACGTCCGTGCTTGCTATACAGCTGTTTCG GTGGCGAGTCTTCTGAACATTTTGGATGATGAACTGATTCAGAATCTTGGAAACTATATCTTGAG CTGTCAGACTTATGAAGGTGGCATTTCTGGGGAACCTGGTTCTGAAGCCCATGGTGG TTACACCTTTTGTGGCTTGGCTGCGATGATTCTGATCAATGAAGTGCATTGTTTGGACTTGTCCCGTTTAATT GATTGGGTGGTATTTCGACAAGGAGTTGAAGGTGGATTTCAGGGGAGAACAAATAAATTGGTTGATGGTTGCTATTCCTTCTGGCAG GGAGGTGTATTTGCGTTATTACGAAAGTATTGTTCAATTGGCAACAATCACCTTGTGCCGCAAGATACTGGAGGAGACTGCTCTACAGATAGCCCTTACAGTACCACAGGATCTGATATTTCCGAAGGGGAAGAAGGTTTAGATGGAATTTCATCTCAGACTGATGATACTAGCCATTTTAAACACGAAG ATCCGGAGAATGCTTCCTGTTCTGTGAATCCTAGCAATATTAGTCACAGTTATACTTATATTGAGAAGCATACAGGGATAGAACCTCTTTTTCACAGTTTGGCATTGCAACAGTTCCTACTTCTATGTTCCCAG GATCAGGAGGGAGGATTCAGAGATAAGCCTGGGAAGCATAGAGACTATTATCACACATGTTACTGTCTAAGTGGCCTCTCAGTGAGTCAACACAGCTGGAATGAGAATGAGCATTCTCCCCCCTCAGCGAGGGTGGTTATGGGACCTTATTCGAATCTCTTGGAACCCATCCATCCTCTCCATAACGTTGTCATATATCGATATCACGAAGCGAAAGATTTTTTTTCGCAATGA
- the LOC120010552 gene encoding serine/threonine-protein kinase STY13-like, which translates to MAERRWWVRNTRRVGAESEKSEGGGYVRADQIDLKSLDEQLPRHLSRAWTMEKSKDKREEGEAEWRPTNAATRQEWEIDPAKLIVKTVIARGTFGTVHRGVYGGQDVAVKLLDWGEEGHRSEAELASLRTAFTQEVAVWHKLDHPNVTKFIGATMGSSDLHIQTENGHVGMPSNMCWVVVEYCPGSALKSYLIKNRRKKLAFKVVVQLALDLARGLSYLHSKKIVHRDVKTENILLDKQRNVKMADFGVARLEASNPHDMTGETGTLGYMAPEVLNGNPYNRKCDVYSFGICLWEIYCCDMPYPDLTFSEVTSAVVRQNLRPEIPRCCPSSLANVTKRCWDANPDKRPEMDEVVSLLEAIDTSKGGGMIPGDQTQGCFCFSRHRGP; encoded by the exons ATGGCAGAGAGACGGTGGTGGGTCAGAAACACACGTCGTGTTGGGGCAGAATCC GAGAAGAGTGAAGGAGGTGGGTATGTGAGGGCAGATCAAATAGATCTGAAGAGCTTAGATGAGCAGCTGCCGAGGCATCTTAGCAGGGCATGGACCATGGAGAAGAGCAAGGAcaagagagaagaaggagaagcagAATGGCGACCTACAAATGCTGCGACTAGGCAAGAGTGGGAGATTGACCCTGCCAAGCTCATTGTCAAAACTGTCATTGCTCGTGGCACCTTTGGCACCGTTCACCGTGGCGTTTATGGTGGCCAAGATGTCGCCG TTAAACTTCTAGACTGGGGGGAAGAAGGCCACCGGTCAGAGGCTGAACTAGCTTCACTTAGAACAGCTTTTACCCAAGAAGTTGCTGTCTGGCACAAACTTGATCATCCTAATGTAACTAAG TTTATTGGGGCGACCATGGGCTCATCAGATCTACACATACAAACAGAAAATGGTCATGTTGGCATGCCGAGTAACATGTGCTGGGTTGTTGTTGAATACTGTCCGGGAAGTGCTCTCAAATCCTACCTTATAAAAAACAGGAGAAAGAAGCTGGCTTTTAAAGTAGTTGTTCAACTGGCACTAGATCTTGCACGGGG GTTGAGCTATCTCCATTCCAAGAAGATTGTCCACAGAGATGTCAAAACAGAAAACATTCTTCTGGACAAACAACGTAATGTAAAAATGGCTGACTTCGGTGTTGCTCGGCTCGAAGCTTCTAATCCTCATGACATGACAGGAGAGACAGGAACGCTTGGATATATGGCACCCGAG GTTCTTAATGGAAACCCGTATAATAGAAAGTGTGATGTGTATAGTTTTGGTATTTGCTTGTGGGAGATATACTGCTGTGACATGCCGTATCCTGATCTTACGTTCTCGGAAGTGACGTCAGCTGTCGTCCGCCAG AATCTAAGGCCAGAAATACCTCGTTGTTGCCCGAGCTCTCTTGCAAATGTGACGAAAAGATGCTGGGACGCAAACCCAGACAAGCGGCCTGAAATGGACGAGGTGGTATCCCTGTTGGAGGCAATTGATACATCCAAGGGTGGAGGTATGATACCCGGTGATCAGACTCAAGGTTGCTTCTGTTTTAGCCGGCACAGAGGACCTTGA
- the LOC120011266 gene encoding L-aspartate oxidase, chloroplastic-like yields the protein MATSLVAQSSNLHCNARIGRGNDSRGAFRVSCLAFNNQSQQNELSWSYGVSKVLHINRCKFSQSPVTESLKSHRTVATLYSLKDASTKYVDFAVIGSGVAGLRYALEVAKHGSVAVITKAEPHESNTNYAQGGVSAVLCPSDSVESHMQDTMVAGAYLCDEETVRVVCTEGPDRIRELIAMGASFDHGEDGNLQLAREGGHSHRRIVHAADVTGREIERALLEAVVKDPNIFVFEHHFAIDLLTSQDGPDTVCHGVDTLDTETGEVVRFISKVTLLASGGAGHTYETTTNPPVATGDGIAMAHRAQAVISNMEFVQFHPTALADEGLPVKPNEPRENAFLITEAVRGDGGILYNLDMERFMPLYDERAELAPRDVVARGIDDQLKKRNEKYVLLDISHKPREKILSHFPNIAAECLKYGLDITRQPIPVVPAAHYMCGGVRAGLQGETNVHGLYVAGEVACTGLHGANRLASNSLLEALVFARRAVQPSIDHMKSSSISPNALNLWSRPIVPNLLGSSDMHNKIRRMTRKVRKELQSIMWKYVGIVRSTRRLETAEQRIHELELKWEKYLFEHGWAPTMVGLEACEMRNLFCCAKLVINSALARHESRGLHYTIDFPHLEESKRLPTIILPSSPVNGSSKWSSRQLQKQPLC from the exons ATGGCCACAAGTCTTGTTGCCCAAAGCAGCAACCTTCACTGCAATGCAAGGATCGGCAGGGGAAATGATTCTAGAGGAGCGTTTCGTGTCTCTTGCTTGGcattcaataatcaatctcaACAGAATGAGCTTTCATG GTCCTATGGAGTATCCAAGGTTTTGCATATCAATAGATGTAAATTTTCTCAGTCTCCTGTTACTGAGAGTCTGAAGTCGCACAGAACTGTCGCCACATTATACAGTTTGAAAGATGCTTCAACAAAGTATGTTGATTTTGCTGTCATTGGCAGTGGAGTTGCTGGTCTTCGCTATGCCCTTGAAGTTGCAAAACATGGTTCTGTTGCAGTGATTACAAAGGCTGAGCCTCATGAAAGCAACACAAACTATGCCCAAGGCGGAGTTAGCGCTGTTCTTTGCCCTTCAGATTCAGTGGAGAGTCACATGCAGGACACAATGGTAGCTGGTGCCTACTTATGCGATGAAGAAACAGTCCGA GTGGTGTGCACAGAAGGCCCTGACAGGATTCGGGAGTTGATTGCTATGGGTGCATCGTTTGATCATGGGGAGGACGGAAACTTGCAGTTAGCAAGGGAAGGGGGACATTCCCATCGCAGAATTGTCCATGCTGCTGATGTTACTGGAAGGGAAATTGAGAGGGCTCTATTGGAGGCAGTTGTCAAAGATCCTAATATCTTTGTGTTTGAACACCATTTTGCAATAGATTTGCTTACTTCTCAG GATGGTCCTGACACAGTTTGTCATGGTGTGGACACTTTAGATACTGAAACAGGAGAG GTGGTTCGATTTATTTCGAAGGTGACTTTACTTGCATCAGGTGGGGCTGGGCATACATATGAAACCACTACAAATCCGCCG GTTGCCACTGGAGATGGAATTGCTATGGCCCATCGGGCTCAAGCTGTTATTTCCAATATGGA ATTTGTACAGTTCCATCCAACTGCATTAGCTGATGAAGGGCTTCCTGTTAAACCAAACGAACCTCGAGAAAATGCATTTCTCATCACTGAGGCTGTCAGGGGTGATGGAGGCATCCTCTACAACTTAGACATGGAAAGATTCATGCCCCTATACGACGAAAGAGCTGAACTTGCACCCAGGGATGTGGTTGCAAGAGGTATAGATGACCAGCTTAAAAAGCGCAATGAGAAATACGTGCTACTTGATATAAGTCACAAACCCAGAGAAAAGATTCTCTCTCACTTCCCCAACATTGCTGCCGAGTGTCTCAAGTATGGCCTAGATATAACCCGCCAGCCAATTCCAGTAGTTCCTGCAGCTCATTACATGTGTGGGGGAGTCCGGGCTGGGCTCCAAGGGGAGACAAATGTGCACGGCCTATATGTGGCAGGGGAGGTAGCATGCACTGGCTTGCATGGAGCAAACCGACTTGCTAGTAATTCATTGCTTGAGGCGCTAGTGTTTGCACGAAGAGCTGTGCAGCCTTCAATTGATCACATGAAGAGCTCTAGCATATCTCCAAACGCTTTGAATTTATGGTCACGACCAATTGTGCCTAATTTACTTGGGAGTAGCGACATGCATAATAAGATAAGGAGGATGACAAGGAAAGTGAGGAAAGAACTACAATCAATCATGTGGAAATATGTGGGTATTGTTCGTTCAACAAGAAGGCTAGAAACTGCAGAGCAAAGAATCCATGAGTTGGAGCTGAAGTGGGAGAAATATTTGTTTGAGCATGGATGGGCGCCGACAATGGTGGGCCTTGAGGCTTGTGAAATGAGGAACCTCTTTTGCTGCGCAAAGCTGGTGATCAACAGTGCCCTTGCGAGGCATGAAAGCCGTGGACTTCATTATACAATTGATTTCCCTCATTTGGAGGAAAGCAAGAGACTGCCAACAATTATATTACCTTCTTCTCCTGTGAATGGTAGTAGCAAATGGAGTTCAAGGCAGCTACAAAAGCAGCCTTTGTGTTAG
- the LOC120011561 gene encoding protein farnesyltransferase subunit beta-like isoform X1: MDSSKARRGTASEVEQLMVQDQVFGIYDIFANIHQQAKTLLLEIQRDNHSEFLTKGLRKLSPSFCVLDANRPWLCYWILHSIALLGDSVDDQLENNAVDFLNRCQDSNGGYGGGPGQMPHLATTYAAVNTLVTLGGQKALSSINRWLLLWPNLLVIMLTVFLHFGSDLTIVFWVNFRCKLYTFLRRMKDPSGAFRMHDAGEIDVRACYTAVSVASLLNILDDELIQNLGNYILSCQTYEGGISGEPGSEAHGGYTFCGLAAMILINEVHCLDLSRLIDWVVFRQGVEGGFQGRTNKLVDGCYSFWQGGVFALLRKYCSIGNNHLVPQDTGGDCSTDSPYSTTGSDISEGEEGLDGISSQTDDTSHFKHEDPENASCSVNPSNISHSYTYIEKHTGIEPLFHSLALQQFLLLCSQDQEGGFRDKPGKHRDYYHTCYCLSGLSVSQHSWNENEHSPPSARVVMGPYSNLLEPIHPLHNVVIYRYHEAKDFFSQ; the protein is encoded by the exons ATGGATTCGTCGAAAGCTCGGAGAGGGACAGCGAGCGAAGTGGAGCAGTTGATGGTTCAGGATCAGGTGTTTGGAATCTACGACATCTTCGCCAATATTCACCAACAGGCCAAAACGTTACT GCTTGAAATTCAGCGTGATAACCACTCCGAGTTCTTAACAAAAGGTCTCAGGAAACTCTCTCCATCTTTCTGCGTGTTGGATGCTAA TCGACCTTGGCTTTGTTACTGGATCCTGCACTCAATTGCTTTACTGGGGGATTCTGTTGACGATCAACTGGAAAATAATGCCGTTGACTTTCTTAACCGTTGTCAG GACTCAAACGGTGGATATGGTGGTGGACCTGGACAG ATGCCTCATCTTGCAACAACTTATGCTGCTGTCAATACACTGGTTACTCTGGGTGGTCAAAAAGCCCTATCGTCAATTAATAGGTGGTTGCTCCTTTGGCCTAATTTACTTGTTATTATGCTAACAGTGTTTCTGCATTTTGGAAGTGATTTGACAATAGTGTTTTGGGTTAATTTCAGATGTAAATTATATACATTCTTGCGGCGAATGAAAGACCCTAGTGGGGCCTTCAG AATGCATGATGCGGGGGAAATTGACGTCCGTGCTTGCTATACAGCTGTTTCG GTGGCGAGTCTTCTGAACATTTTGGATGATGAACTGATTCAGAATCTTGGAAACTATATCTTGAG CTGTCAGACTTATGAAGGTGGCATTTCTGGGGAACCTGGTTCTGAAGCCCATGGTGG TTACACCTTTTGTGGCTTGGCTGCGATGATTCTGATCAATGAAGTGCATTGTTTGGACTTGTCCCGTTTAATT GATTGGGTGGTATTTCGACAAGGAGTTGAAGGTGGATTTCAGGGGAGAACAAATAAATTGGTTGATGGTTGCTATTCCTTCTGGCAG GGAGGTGTATTTGCGTTATTACGAAAGTATTGTTCAATTGGCAACAATCACCTTGTGCCGCAAGATACTGGAGGAGACTGCTCTACAGATAGCCCTTACAGTACCACAGGATCTGATATTTCCGAAGGGGAAGAAGGTTTAGATGGAATTTCATCTCAGACTGATGATACTAGCCATTTTAAACACGAAG ATCCGGAGAATGCTTCCTGTTCTGTGAATCCTAGCAATATTAGTCACAGTTATACTTATATTGAGAAGCATACAGGGATAGAACCTCTTTTTCACAGTTTGGCATTGCAACAGTTCCTACTTCTATGTTCCCAG GATCAGGAGGGAGGATTCAGAGATAAGCCTGGGAAGCATAGAGACTATTATCACACATGTTACTGTCTAAGTGGCCTCTCAGTGAGTCAACACAGCTGGAATGAGAATGAGCATTCTCCCCCCTCAGCGAGGGTGGTTATGGGACCTTATTCGAATCTCTTGGAACCCATCCATCCTCTCCATAACGTTGTCATATATCGATATCACGAAGCGAAAGATTTTTTTTCGCAATGA